One genomic window of Caldivirga maquilingensis IC-167 includes the following:
- a CDS encoding ABC transporter ATP-binding protein, which produces MSAVEAINLRKSFISYERVGLIRRRKVKVNALNGVSLSIKWGEVYGLLGPNGAGKTTTVKILSTLLIPDSGLARVNGFDVVKEARRVRGVIGLVLYPDKGFYSRLSGFENLVYFGRLYGLSRGKAEERAGELLKVVNLDWASNRPYEEYSLGMRARLSIARALIHDPPVVFLDEPTIGLDPVSARSIRGLIKSLKKEGRAVLLTSHNLWEVEEVCDRVGIISEGRVLVEGSPRDIKDKLGLRYVIEAEVNGDSGSSVIRVETTDPVAELRRIMLEAEGNGLRISRIRVNEPTLEEAYIKVVSK; this is translated from the coding sequence ATGAGTGCCGTTGAGGCCATTAACCTTAGGAAGAGTTTCATAAGCTATGAGAGGGTTGGGTTGATTAGGAGGAGGAAGGTTAAGGTTAATGCGTTAAACGGTGTATCATTAAGCATTAAGTGGGGTGAGGTGTACGGCTTATTAGGCCCCAACGGCGCTGGTAAGACCACCACGGTTAAGATTCTCTCAACACTATTAATACCGGACTCAGGGTTGGCTAGGGTTAATGGTTTTGATGTTGTTAAGGAGGCTAGGAGGGTTAGGGGGGTTATAGGGCTTGTGCTTTACCCTGATAAGGGATTCTACTCGAGGCTAAGCGGCTTCGAGAACCTGGTTTACTTCGGTAGATTATATGGGTTAAGTAGGGGGAAGGCTGAGGAGAGGGCTGGGGAATTACTTAAGGTAGTTAACCTTGATTGGGCATCCAATAGGCCTTATGAGGAGTACAGCCTAGGTATGAGAGCTAGGTTATCCATAGCCAGGGCCCTTATACACGATCCACCTGTGGTTTTCCTAGATGAACCAACAATAGGCCTAGACCCGGTGTCGGCTAGATCAATTAGGGGCCTCATTAAGAGCCTTAAGAAGGAGGGGAGGGCTGTATTACTAACTAGCCATAACCTATGGGAGGTTGAGGAGGTTTGCGATAGGGTTGGTATAATCAGTGAGGGTAGGGTTTTAGTTGAGGGTTCACCAAGGGATATTAAGGATAAGCTTGGATTAAGATACGTTATTGAGGCTGAGGTGAATGGTGATTCAGGAAGCAGTGTAATTAGGGTTGAGACCACTGACCCAGTGGCTGAGCTTAGGAGGATAATGCTTGAGGCTGAGGGTAATGGGCTCAGGATAAGTAGGATTAGGGTTAATGAACCAACCCTGGAGGAGGCTTACATTAAGGTGGTCTCCAAGTGA
- a CDS encoding Sjogren's syndrome/scleroderma autoantigen 1 family protein → MAKEDSVTKKMAQLIRQGAILTQYTCPVCGTPLLKLKSGNYYCANCDREVVVVKSEEEEREVNIKYGLINVRDVVFSKIMELSKELPKASDIDEVNHYAVTLTNLLNALSMINKLINEQGKQVK, encoded by the coding sequence ATGGCTAAGGAGGATTCGGTGACTAAGAAGATGGCTCAATTAATTAGGCAGGGGGCAATACTAACCCAGTACACCTGCCCGGTATGTGGGACACCGTTACTTAAGCTTAAGAGTGGTAATTACTACTGCGCCAACTGTGATAGGGAGGTTGTTGTGGTTAAGAGTGAGGAGGAGGAGAGGGAGGTTAATATTAAGTATGGTTTAATCAATGTAAGGGATGTAGTCTTCTCTAAAATAATGGAGTTATCGAAGGAATTACCTAAGGCTAGTGATATTGATGAAGTAAACCACTATGCAGTAACCCTAACCAACCTACTCAACGCCCTCAGTATGATTAACAAGCTTATTAATGAACAGGGTAAGCAGGTTAAGTAG